One window of Pocillopora verrucosa isolate sample1 chromosome 9, ASM3666991v2, whole genome shotgun sequence genomic DNA carries:
- the LOC131796892 gene encoding inhibitor of growth protein 5-like: MATNMYLEHYLDSIENLPFELQRNFTLMRELDQRTQDLSKEINSMSEEYMANVRGMDAAKRTLHLKKIENAFVKSREYGDDKVQLAMQTYEMVDKHIRKLDADLARFESDLKEQHAKEAGYSDYESESPTPKRKSKSGGRNRGGGRKKQDTSESARKKKKVESEGPKSLAVAVSLLAPEVQVLDMPVDPNEPTYCLCHQVSYGEMIGCDNTECPIEWFHFPCVGLTSKPKGKWYCPKCAQERKKK; this comes from the exons ATGGCGACGAATATGTACTTGGAACATTACCTTGATA GTATTGAAAACCTGCCATTTGAACTACAGAGGAACTTCACACTTATGAGAGAACTTGATCAAAGGACACAAG ACCTTTCAAAGGAGATTAACAGTATGTCAGAAGAATACATGGCAAATGTGCGTGGCATGGATGCTGCAAAAAGGACAttacatttgaagaaaattgaaaatgcttTTGTCAAGAGTCGGGAATATGGGGATGATAAAGTTCAGCTTGCTATGCAAACATATGAAATG gtTGATAAACACATTCGTAAACTGGATGCTGACTTGGCAAGGTTTGAATCAGATCTCAAGGAGCAACATGCCAAGGAAGCGGGCTACTCAGATTATGAAA GTGAATCACCAACACCAAAGCGCAAAAGCAAGTCAG GTGGAAGGAACAGAGGAGgaggaaggaaaaaacaagATACTTCTGAGtctgcaaggaaaaagaaaaa AGTTGAATCTGAAGGTCCTAAGTCACTTGCAGTAGCTGTCTCTCTCTTGGCACCTGAGGTTCAAGTGCTTGATATGCCAGTTGACCCTAATGAGCCAACATACTGTCTGTGTCATCAG GTTTCATATGGTGAAATGATAGGCTGTGATAACACAGAG TGCCCAATAGAATGGTTTCACTTCCCGTGTGTAGGACTGACATCAAAGCCAAAAGGAAAATG GTATTGTCCAAAATGTGCacaagagagaaagaagaagtaA